The following are encoded in a window of Mustela nigripes isolate SB6536 chromosome 3, MUSNIG.SB6536, whole genome shotgun sequence genomic DNA:
- the LOC132013071 gene encoding macrophage migration inhibitory factor: MPMFVVNTNVPRASVPDGLLSELTQQLAQATGKPAQYIAVHVVPDQLMAFGGSSEPCALCSLHSIGKIGGPQNRSYSKLLCGLLADRLRVSPDRIYINYYDMNAANVGWNGSTFA; the protein is encoded by the coding sequence ATGCCGATGTTCGTAGTAAACACCAACGTCCCCCGCGCCTCCGTGCCGGACGGACTCCTTTCCGAGCTCACTCAGCAGCTGGCGCAGGCAACCGGCAAGCCGGCCCAGTACATCGCGGTGCACGTGGTCCCAGACCAGCTCATGGCCTTCGGCGGCTCCAGTGAGCCGTGCGCTCTCTGCAGTTTGCACAGCATCGGCAAGATCGGAGGCCCGCAGAACCGCTCCTACAGCAAGCTGCTGTGCGGCCTGCTGGCCGACCGCCTGCGAGTCAGCCCGGATAGGATCTACATCAACTACTACGACATGAACGCGGCCAACGTGGGCTGGAACGGCTCCACCTTCGCCTGA